The nucleotide sequence GGCTTGACCAATATAAAGGTAAATATATTAAGATTACTATGCAATTTTGAAAGTACAAAGTACTTTCGAAAACTAAATAAATTAATCCGGTGATCATAGCTTGGTTGTAACACCAGTTCCCATACCGAACACGAAGGTTAAGAACCAAAGCGCCGATGCGTACTGCAGGGGCAACCGTGTGTCAAATGAGGTCATTGCCGGGTAGAGAAGTGAATGTTTTAATAATGGAGCATTCACTTTTCTACTCCAAGAGGAAATTATCCTCATGAAAAATAATTATAAAATATGTATTGACTTTATAATTAAATGTGATATGATAGTATTCGTTGTCTCAAGTTTGTTACTTTTAAAAATAAAAAAGTTTTTAAAAGATGTTGACAAATCTTGCTGAAAATGATATTATATATAAGCTGTCTAGTGCAGCGAACAATTGAACTTTGAAAATTAAACAGAGAATTAAAGAACCAGCAATTCTTTTGAATAGAATTTATTCTATTTAAATAAATTTAGCGATGAGCTAAAGGAATACAGATTAGCATCTGTATTATATCAAACTTTTAAATTGAGAGTTTGATCCTGGCTCAGGACGAACGCTGGCGGCGTGCTTAACACATGCAAGTCGAGCGGGGAACTTCGGTTCCCAGCGGCGGACGGGTGAGTACCACGTGGGTAACCTACCTCATAGTGGGGAATAGCCTTTCGAAAGGAAGATTAATACCGCATAATACTCGAGAATCGCATGATTCTTGAGCCAAAGGATTTATTCGCTATGAGATGGACCCGCGGCGCATTAGCTTGTTGGTGAGGTAACGGCTCACCAAGGCTTCGATGCGTAGCCGACCTGAGAGGGTGATCGGCCACATTGGAACTGAGACACGGTCCAGACTCCTACGGGAGGCAGCAGTGGGGAATATTGCACAATGGGGGAAACCCTGATGCAGCAACGCCGCGTGAGTGATGAAGGTCTTCGGATCGTAAAACTCTGTCTTATGGGACGATAATGACGGTACCATAGGAGGAAGCCACGGCTAACTACGTGCCAGCAGCCGCGGTAATACGTAGGTGGCAAGCGTTGTCCGGATTTACTGGGCGTAAAGGATGTGTAGGCGGATATTTAAGTGAGATGTGAAATCCCCGGGCTTAACTTGGGGGCTGCATTTCAAACTGGATGTCTGGAGTGCAGGAGAGGAAGGCAGAATTCCTAGTGTAGCGGTGAAATGCGTAGAGATTAGGAAGAATACCAGTGGCGAAGGCGGCCTTCTGGACTGTAACTGACGCTGAGGCATGAAAGCGTGGGGAGCAAACAGGATTAGATACCCTGGTAGTCCACGCCGTAAACGATGAATACTAGGTGTAGGAGGTATCGACTCCTTCTGTGCCGCAGTTAACACAATAAGTATTCCGCCTGGGAAGTACGGTCGCAAGATTAAAACTCAAAGGAATTGACGGGGACCCGCACAAGCAGCGGAGCATGTGGTTTAATTCGAAGCAACGCGAAGAACCTTACCTAGACTTGACATCTCCTGAATTAGTCCGTAATGGATGAAGTCCCTTCGGGGACAGGATGACAGGTGGTGCATGGTTGTCGTCAGCTCGTGTCGTGAGATGTTGGGTTAAGTCCCGCAACGAGCGCAACCCTTATCATTAGTTGCTAACATTTAGTTGAGCACTCTAGTGAGACTGCCCGGGTTAACCGGGAGGAAGGTGGGGATGACGTCAAATCATCATGCCCCTTATGTCTAGGGCTACACACGTGCTACAATGGTGGGGACAAAAAGATGCAATACCGCAAGGTGGAGCAAAACTCAAAACCCTATCCCAGTTCGGATTGTAGGCTGAAACTCGCCTACATGAAGCCGGAGTTGCTAGTAATCGCGAATCAGAATGTCGCGGTGAATACGTTCCCGGGTCTTGTACACACCGCCCGTCACACCATGAGAGTCGGCAACACCCGAAGCCCGTGAGGTAACCTTTTGGAACCAGCGGTCGAAGGTGGGGTTGATAATTGGGGTGAAGTCGTAACAAGGTAGCCGTAGGAGAACCTGCGGCTGGATCACCTCCTTTCTAAGGAGTCGACATGGAAATGTAATTTCCATGAAGGTTCTTTGTTCTCTGTTTAATTTTGAGAGTTTAATTCTCTCTAATTTGTACTTTGAAAATTGCATAGTAATCAATATAGAGTAATACTCTAAAGCAAGGCAAAGTTAATTCTTTGTTGTTTGAATTTAAATATATTTACTTAAGGTCAAGCTACAAAGGGCGCATGGTGAATGCCTTGGCCCTAGGAGCCGATGAAGGACGTGATAAGCTGCGATAAGCTTCGGGTAGGCGCAAATAGCCTGTGAACCGAAGATTTCCGAATGAGGAAACTCTCATGGGTAACCCCATGAACTGTATACTGAATTCATAGGTATATAGAGGTAAACCCGGGGAACTGAAACATCTAAGTACCTGGAGGAAGAGAAAGAAAAATCGATTTCCTTAGTAGCGGCGAGCGAAACGGAAAGAGCCCAAACCGGAAACTTGTTTCCGGGGTTGCGGTCAGATCATTAAGGCTTTATATCTTAACCGAAGATTTCTGGAAAGTTAAACCATAGAAGGTAATAGTCCTGTAGGTAAAAAGAGAAAAAAGCCCGATCTGTACCAGAGTACCACGAGACACGTGAAACCTTGTGGGAAGCTGGGAGGACCACCTCCCAAGGCTAAATACTACCTAGTGACCGATAGTGAAGAAGTACCGTGAGGGAAAGGTGAAAAGAACCCCAGGAGGGGAGTGAAATAGAACCTGAAACCGTGTGTCCACAACCGATCAAAACACGTTAATGTGTGATGATGTGCTTTTTGTAGAACGAGCCAGCGAGTTACGGTATGCAGCAAGGTTAAGCACTTAAGGTGCGCAGCCGAAGGGAAACCAAGTCTGAATAGGGCGTATAGTTGCATGCTGTAGACCCGAAACCGGGTGACCTATCCATGGCCAGGGTGAAGCGGAAGTAAAATTCCGTGGAGGCCCGAACCACAATGGTGTTGAAAAACCATGGGATGAGCTGTGGATAGGGGAGAAATTCCAATCGAACTCGGATATAGCTGGTTCTCCTCGAAATAGCTTTAGGGCTAGCGCCATGAATGAGTACCGGAGGTAGAGCACTGAATGAGGTAGGGGCTGACAACAGTTACCGAACTTTATCAAACTCCGAATGCTGGATACTTGAATCATGGTAGTCAGACTGCGAATGATAAGATCCGTAGTCAAAAGGGAAACAGCCCAGATCACCAGCTAAGGTCCCAAAGTATAGATTAAGTGGTAAAGGATGTGGGATTTCTAAGACAACTAGGATGTTGGCTCAGAAGCAGCCATACATTAAAAGAGTGCGTAATAGCTCACTAGTCAAGAGATCCTGCGCCGAAAATGTCCGGGGCTAAAATCTAACACCGAAGCTGTGAACTTGTACTTCGTACAAGTGGTAGAGGAGCATCCTGTATGGGCTGAAGTCGTACCGAAAGGAGCGGTGGACTGTACAGGAGAGAGTATGCTGGCATAAGTAGCGAGAACTAAGTGAGAATCTTAGTGGTCGAAAACCTAAGGTTTCCTGGGGAAGGTTTGTCCGCCCAGGGTAAGTCGGGACCTAAGCCGAGGCCGAAAGGCGTAGGTGATGGACAATCGGTTGATATTCCGATACCGCAGAGTAACGTTATGAGAAATGGGATGACGCAGGAGGATAGGATATGCGTACGTTATTGGAAGTACGCCTAAGCACTGAGGATGAAAGATAGGAAAATCCGTCTTTCGTTAAGTCTGGGGTGTAATGGTGAGGTAGTTTACTACCGAAATATCTGATTTCATGCTGCCAAGAAAAGTCTCTATCCAGGAGTTCTGTGCCCGTACCGCAAACCGACACAGGTAGGTGAGGAGAGAATCCTAAGACCATCGGAAGAATTGCTGTTAAGGAACTCGGCAAATTGACCCCGTAACTTCGGGAGAAGGGGTGCCTACGAGAGTAGGTCGCAGAGAATAGGCCCAAGCAACTGTTTATCAAAAACACAGGTTTCTGCTAAAGCGAAAGCTGAAGTATAGGAGCTGACGCCTGCCCGGTGCTGGAAGGTTAAGGGGAATGCTTAGCGCAAGCGAAGGCATGAACTTAAGCCCCAGTAAACGGCGGCCGTAACTATAACGGTCCTAAGGTAGCGAAATTCCTTGTCGGGTAAGTTCCGACCCGCACGAATGGCGTAATGATTTGGGCACTGTCTCAACAGCAAATCCGGCGAAATTGTAGTGCAAGTGAAGATGCTTGCTACCCGCGATTGGACGGAAAGACCCCGTAGAGCTTTACTGTATCTTAGCATTGAATCTCGGTATTGTCTGTACAGAATAGGTGGGAGACTTGGAAGCAGTTCCGTCAGGGATTGTGGAGTCGTCTTTGGGATACCACCCTGACAGTACTGGGGTTCTAACCGGAGGCCATGAAACTGGTCACGGGACATAGCTAGGAGGGCAGTTTGACTGGGGCGGTCGCCTCCTAAAAAGTAACGGAGGCGCCCAAAGGTTCCCTCAGCGCGGTTGGAAACCGCGCGTAGAGTGCAAAGGCAGAAGGGAGCCTGACTGCGACACAAACAAGTGGAGCAGAGACGAAAGTCGGGCTTAGTGATCCGGTGACACCTCGTGGGAGGGTCATCGCTCAACGGATAAAAGCTACCTCGGGGATAACAGGCTGATCTCCCCCAAGAGTCCACATCGACGGGGAGGTTTGGCACCTCGATGTCGGCTCGTCGCATCCTGGGGCTGAAGTAGGTCCCAAGGGTTGGGCTGTTCGCCCATTAAAGCGGCACGCGAGCTGGGTTCAGAACGTCGTGAGACAGTTCGGTCCCTATCCGTCGCGGGCGAAGGAAATTTGAGAGGAGCTGTCCTTAGTACGAGAGGACCGGGATGGACTGACCTCTGGTGTACCAGTTGTCTTACCAAAGGCACGGCTGGGTAGCTATGTCGGGAAGGGATAAACGCTGAAGGCATCTAAGCGTGAAGCCCACCTCAAGATTAGATTTCCCATAACATAAGTTAGTAAGACCCCTGTAAGAACAACAGGTGATAGGTCAGAGGTGTAAGAATGGTAACATTTTAAGCTGACTGATACTAATAGGTCGAGGGCTTGACCAATATAAAAGTAAATATATTAAGATTACTATGCAATTTTGAAAGTACAAAGTACTTTCGAAAACTAAATAAATTAATCCGGTGACCATAGCTTGGTTGTAACACCCGTTCCCATACCGAACACGAAGGTTAAGAACCAAAGCGCCGATGGTACTGCAGGGGCAGCCCTGTGGGACAGTAGGTCATTGCCGGGTAATGTTTGGCCAGATAGCTCAGTCGGTAGAGCAGAGGACTGAAAATCCTCGTGTCCCTGGTTCGATTCCTGGTCTGGCCACCATTATTTAGTTTTGGCGCTATAGCCAAGTGGTAAGGCAGAGGTCTGCAAAACCTTTATCCCCAGTTCAAATCTGGGTGGCGCCTCCAATTATATAAATGGTTTTAAAGTGGTTTACATATATAACTTATTCTATAAGTTGTATATGTAAACCACTTTTATTTTATGTAAATAATATAATGAAGTATAAAAAGATTGAACTGTATGTTAGAATATAAGTAATATAATTTATAGGTGTGGATGGTGAATACAGTGATACGTGAATATATAAAAAATAATGTTTTAGTTACGGATGGGGCAATGGGAACATATTATTCTAAAACCACTGGAGATTATAATAATTTTTGTGAATTTGCTAATTTAACTAATCCAGAAGTAATACTTAATATCCATAAAGAGTATATAAAGTCGGGAGCTAAACTTATTAGAACAAATACATTTTCAGCAAATACTTTAACTATGGATATATCGAAGACAGAATTAGAAAATATAATAACTAAAGGGTATATGATAGCTAGAAAGGCAGCAGAAGGTAAGGAGATTTTTATAGCTGCAGATATAGGACCTATTAACAAATTTGAAATAGAGAAACCAGTGGAGTACATAATAGAAGAATATAAATTTGTAGTAGATATTTTTATGAATTTGGGAGCAGATATTTTTGTATTTGAAACATTAAGTAGTATAGATTGTTTGAAAGAGGTTTTTCAATATATAAAGAGAAAGAACAAGAATGCATTTATCTTGGCTCAGTTTGCAATTATGCAAGATGGTTTTACAAGAGAGGGTATTAGTGTAAATAGTATTGTAAATAAGATAAAAGCTATTGGGAGTATAGATGCATATGGATTTAATTGTGGATCTGGGCCAGCACATTTATATAATATAATAAAGGGATTAGATATATATGGAGATATAATATCGACACTTCCTAATGCAGGATATCCTGAAATAATTAATGAACGCATGGTATATGTAGACAATCCTGATTATTTTGCAGATAAAATGTCAATGATTAAAAACAGAGGAGTTAAAATAGTAGGGGGATGCTGTGGAACTACACCAAAACATATAGAAAAAATGGTAAGTAATTTAAAAGAAAATCTAATTAACATAGAAGAAATAGAAATAAAAAAAAATAAGGGTATAAATAATTATAAAAAGAAGAATAGTTTTACTGAAAAATTAGATAAAGGTGAATTTCCTATAGTTGTTGAATTAGACCCTCCATTTGATACAAATATAGATAAGATTATGTATGCAGCTAAGGTATGCAAGCAAAATAACATAGATCTTGTAACCATTGCAGATTCACCAATGTCAAAAGTTAGAGTGGATTCAGTAATGATTGCATCTAAAATTAAAAGAGAACTAGGAATAGAAGTTATGCCGCATATATGTTGTAGAGATAAGAATGTAAATGCAATAAGGTCAAGTTTACTTGCAGCACACATAGAAGGAATAAGGAATATACTTGCTATAACTGGAGATCCAGTTACGGGAATTGATAAGGTTAATACTAAAAGTGTTTTTAATTTAAATTCATATAAGCTTATGAATCTTATAAGTGAAATGAATAAAGAAACATTTAAGGAAGATAAGATAAGTATAGGTGGAGCACTTAATTTGAATGTATTGAATAAGGAAGTTGAAGTAACAAGGATGCTAAAGAAAGTAGAAAATGGAGGTACATTTTTTCTAACTCAACCTATATTTAAAGAAGAGACTATTGAGTTCTTAGCTAAGCTTAAGAAAGATAGAAATATAAAAATTATAGGAGGAGTTCTCCCTATAGTAAGTTATAGAAATATTCAGTTTATAAATAACGAGCTCTTCGGAGTTGATATACCTAAAGAATATATTGAGAGATTTAGTGTGGATATGACAAGACAAGAGGCAGAAGAAGTGGGAGTAAATTTAGCTAGGGAACTTATAGCTAAAATTAGGAACTATGTAGATGGTATATATATTGTTACACCATTTAATAGAATCGGTATGGTAATGAAAATACTCGAAAATGTTAGGAAGTGATTTTTATTAAAGCTGTCATAGATAGATTTGAGGACGAATTTGCTGTTTGTGAAAAGCAAGATAGAAAAATAATCAATATTCTAAGAAAAAGGATTCCTCAGAATGCAAAAGAGGGTACTGTTTTAAATTTCAATGATGATGGTAGCATTACGATTAATTTCGAAGAAACTATTAAAAGAAAAAGAGAAATAGAAGAGATTATGAAAGATCTATTTACGTAAATAACAACCTTAACATAGAAAATTAGAGTGAGCGTTCTTTACAATAATATCTATAAAAAAATTAAATTTGTATATGTAATTTAATTTTTTTATTTCGTGTAAATTGTATTTTTATAGAAGAAAAAGAAGTAAAAAACAAGTAGTATATGTAAAAAGAATGTAATAAGTGGCATATATTAGAAATAATATAGCATCAATAATAAAAGTAATGTAATTAATATGCATTAAAACTACATATTAACACATAAAAAATGAAACAATATATGTATTTTGTTTCATATTAGTATTTATTATATCACTTATACTTTAATTTTCCAACAGATAGTAAAAATATATTTTTAATATACTTTTGTTGAAATATGTTTAAAATACTGCATTATTATATGATATTATTTTGTTATGAAATTATAAAAAAACGTTTCATTATATTTTGCATGCATAATAAAATCACTTACCATAGTATTGTCTAGAAATAAAGCATATACCTAAAAATATGCAAAATACTATGAAACAAAATACATATATTGTTTCATAGTATTTTATTTCTTTCGATTATGGTTTTTTTAATATCAACTAATTGAGTATTGAGAAATTTTATGGTTAAAAATGTAATGGAGGTGATTTACGTAAGGTCGTTTATACTTGTCATGGTATGAAAGAGAGCTATATTAAAAAAACTAGTGTTGGGGATAAAGCTTTATATTTAACCTGGGGATTAAAGATATAATTGGTTTATTGTAACAAAGAAGTGTTGAAATCGTTAAAAATATGGTATAAGACAAATATAGTAAATTAATAAATATAGGGAAACCAGCTCAACATTAGAAACTGGTTTTTCTATAATTTTTATTTTGATACAACAGGATGAGTTATTTGTAATACCTTCTGAGTTGAGTTCATGTATATGGGAACACCTATTGGTAAAGTTAATTTTGGATAATCATGTCCACTCATAAAGTGTGTTAAAGTAGGTTTATTTAAGCTGAAGATTTTGTCCTTAAAAACCTCTTCAAGAGTTAAACTTCTCTCATAGTGAGGTAAAGTGCAATTTTTGAATTGACCTAATATAAAACCACTACAAGTCTTAAGTTTTCCAGAAAGCTCAATATGAGTTAGCATTCTATCTATA is from Clostridium acetobutylicum ATCC 824 and encodes:
- a CDS encoding bifunctional homocysteine S-methyltransferase/methylenetetrahydrofolate reductase — protein: MVNTVIREYIKNNVLVTDGAMGTYYSKTTGDYNNFCEFANLTNPEVILNIHKEYIKSGAKLIRTNTFSANTLTMDISKTELENIITKGYMIARKAAEGKEIFIAADIGPINKFEIEKPVEYIIEEYKFVVDIFMNLGADIFVFETLSSIDCLKEVFQYIKRKNKNAFILAQFAIMQDGFTREGISVNSIVNKIKAIGSIDAYGFNCGSGPAHLYNIIKGLDIYGDIISTLPNAGYPEIINERMVYVDNPDYFADKMSMIKNRGVKIVGGCCGTTPKHIEKMVSNLKENLINIEEIEIKKNKGINNYKKKNSFTEKLDKGEFPIVVELDPPFDTNIDKIMYAAKVCKQNNIDLVTIADSPMSKVRVDSVMIASKIKRELGIEVMPHICCRDKNVNAIRSSLLAAHIEGIRNILAITGDPVTGIDKVNTKSVFNLNSYKLMNLISEMNKETFKEDKISIGGALNLNVLNKEVEVTRMLKKVENGGTFFLTQPIFKEETIEFLAKLKKDRNIKIIGGVLPIVSYRNIQFINNELFGVDIPKEYIERFSVDMTRQEAEEVGVNLARELIAKIRNYVDGIYIVTPFNRIGMVMKILENVRK
- a CDS encoding DUF3006 domain-containing protein — its product is MIFIKAVIDRFEDEFAVCEKQDRKIINILRKRIPQNAKEGTVLNFNDDGSITINFEETIKRKREIEEIMKDLFT